One window of Treponema denticola genomic DNA carries:
- a CDS encoding response regulator transcription factor, whose translation MICIVCKSEFLAADIRAICLSHVNETIKILPQVSLLHTLTNEDVRLVFFDSNLFTDTASFRKKSPHTQFVVISSIGDEDLAEKALICGASDFLLCPFTEKGVVNCL comes from the coding sequence ATGATATGTATTGTATGCAAATCCGAATTTTTGGCAGCCGATATAAGAGCAATATGTCTTTCTCATGTAAACGAAACAATTAAGATTTTGCCTCAAGTTTCTCTTTTGCATACATTAACCAATGAAGATGTCCGCCTCGTTTTTTTTGATTCAAACCTTTTTACGGATACGGCTTCTTTTAGAAAAAAAAGCCCTCATACCCAATTTGTTGTTATTTCTTCTATCGGGGATGAAGACCTTGCAGAAAAAGCTCTTATCTGCGGCGCTTCGGATTTTTTATTATGCCCATTTACTGAAAAAGGAGTTGTAAATTGCTTATGA